CGAGGAGGTGGAGCGGCTGCGCCACTCCGCGACCAACTCGCTGCTCACCCGGCGGGACGTGGTCGTGGTCGCCTCCGTCTCCTGCATCTACGGCCTCGGCACCCCGCAGGAGTACGTGGACCGGATGGTCCCGCTCAAGGTCGGCGAGGAGATCGACCGCGACCAGCTGCTGCGCCGTTTCGTCGACATCCAGTACACCCGCAACGACCTCGCGTTCACCCGGGGCACCTTCCGGGTCCGCGGCGACACCATCGAGATCTTCCCGGTCTACGAGGAGCTCGCCGTCCGCATCGAGATGTTCGGCGACGAGATCGAGGCGCTGTCCACGCTGCACCCGCTCACCGGCGAGGTCATCAGCGAGGACCGCGAGCTGTACGTGTTCCCCGCCAGCCACTACGTGGCCGGCCCGGAGCGCATGGAGCGGGCGATCAACGACATTGAGCGCGAGCTGGAGACCCGGCTCGCCGAGCTCGACAAGCAGGGCAAGATGCTGGAGTCCCAGCGGCTGCGGATGCGCACCACCTACGACATCGAGATGATGCGCCAGATCGGCTCCTGCTCCGGCATCGAGAACTACTCGATGCACTTCGACGGCCGCGAGCCCGGCTCCGCCCCCAACACCCTCCTCGACTACTTCCCCGAGGACTTCCTGCTCGTCGTCGACGAGTCGCACGTCACCGTCCCGCAGATCGGCGCGATGTACGAGGGCGACGCCTCCCGCAAGCGGACCCTGGTCGACCACGGCTTCCGGCTGCCCTCCGCGCTGGACAACCGCCCGCTGAAGTGGGAGGAGTTCCAGGAGCGGATCGGCCAGACCGTCTATCTCTCGGCCACCCCCGGCACCTACGAACTCTCCCGCGGCGACGGGTTCGTGGAGCAGATCATCCGCCCCACCGGCCTGGTCGACCCCGAGGTCGTCGTCAAGCCGACCGAGGGCCAGATCGACGACCTGGTGCACGAGATCCGGCTGCGCACCGAGCGGGACGAGCGGGTGCTCGTCACCACCCTCACCAAGAAGATGGCCGAGGACCTCACCGACTACTTCCTCGAGCTCGGCATCCAGGTCCGCTACCTGCACAGCGACGTCGACACGCTGCGCCGCATCGAGCTGCTGCGCGAGCTGCGGGCCGGCGAGTACGACGTCCTGGTCGGCATCAACCTGCTCCGCGAGGGCCTCGACCTGCCCGAGGTCTCCCTGGTCGCCATCCTCGACGCCGACAAGCAGGGCTTCCTGCGCTCCGGCACCTCGCTGATCCAGACCATCGGCCGCGCGGCGCGCAACGTCTCCGGCCAGGTCCACATGTACGCGGACACGATCACGCCGGCGATGGAGAAGGCCATCGACGAGACGAACCGGCGCCGCGCCAAGCAGATCGCGTACAACACCGAGAAGGGCATCGACCCGCAGCCGCTGCGCAAGAAGATCAACGACATCGTGGCCACCATCGCCCGCGAGGAGGTCGACACCGAGCAGCTGCTCGGCACCGGCTACCGGCAGGGCAAGGACGGCAAGGGCGCCAAGGCCCCGGTGCCCTCGCTCACGGCGCACACGCCCCAGCGGGCCAAGGCGGGCGCCAAGGGCGGCGCGCTCGATCTCGGCGATCGTCCGGCCACCGAACTGGCCGCGCTCATCGAGGAGATGACGGACCGCATGCGGGCCGCCGCGGCGGAGCTGCAGTTCGAGGTCGCGGCCCGGCTCCGGGACGAGGTGGGTGAGCTGAAGAAGGAGTTGCGCCAGATGAAGGAGGCGGGACTCGCCTGACGCGGACACCGCCCGGACCCGGGCGGTGTGTTGCAAGACCGACACAAAAACGGCCCGAAGCTGATGCGCTGTCGGTGCCCCTGCGTAGGGTGCTGGACAGCCGCATACGGAAGGCTGCCGCGGGGGCGGCGCACGACTGCGGACGAAACGAGAGGGGACAGCGCGTGACGGTCAACATGACCAAGGGTCAGTCCATCAGCCTGGAGAAGTCCGGCGGGGGCGGCCTCACCTCGGTGCGGATGGGCCTCGGCTGGCAGGCGGCGCCGCGCCGCGGCCTGTTCGGCTCGCGCACCCGGGAGATCGACCTCGACGCCTCGGCGGTCCTCTTCGCCGACAAGCAGCCGGTGGACGTGGTCTTCTTCCGTCACCTGGTCAGCGACGACGGCTCGGTCAAGCACACCGGCGACAACCTGGTCGGCGGCGCGGGCCAGGGCGGCGACGACGAGGCGATCCTCGTGGACCTGCAGCGGGTCCCGGTCCACATCGACCAGATCGTCTTCACGGTGAACTCCTTCACCGGCCAGACGTTCCAGGAGGTGCAGAACGCGTTCTGCCGGATCGTCGACGAGACCAACGGCCAGGAGCTCGCCCGCTACACCCTGGACGGCGGTGGCCAGTACACCGCGCAGATCATGGCGAAGGTCCACCGCGCCGGCTCCGGCTGGCAGATGACGGCCCTGGGCAACCCGGCCAACGGCCGCACCTTCCAGGACCTGATGCCGGCGATCCTGCCGCACCTGTAGGGCGGGCCGAAGCCGTACCCACAGCTCCCGGAGGCCGAGCCCCCGGGAGCTGTCCCGCATGATCCCGCATGATCCGAACCACAGCTTCGAGGGGACAGAGTCGATGACGGCCGAGCTGGTCCGGGGGCAGAACCACCCCCTGCCCGACAACCGCCTGGAGATCCGGGTGTCGGCCGGTCATCCGGTCGTCGCCGGCGCCACTCTCGCCGACGAGCAGGGCCGGGTCGCCGGCGTCGAGTGGATCGCCCACCCCGGATCGCCCGCGCTGCCCGGTGTCGAGGTCTCCCAGCAGGCCGCCGCCGACCACCGCCTCGCGGTCGACCTGGAGGCGCTGCCCGAATCCGTGCACCGCGTCTCGCTGCTCCTCGCGCTGCCCGTCGGCGTCGGCGGTCCGTCCCGCTTCGGCGCCGTCGCCGCGCCCTTCGTCGCCGTCACCGGCCTCGACGGCACCGAGATCGCCAGCTACACGATCACCGGCCTCGACAGCGAGTCCGCCGTCTTCGCCCTGGAGCTCTACCGCCGCCAGGGCGCCTGGAAGGTCCGCGCGATGGGCCAGGGGTACGAGGGCGGGCTCGCCGCCATGCTCGCCGACCAGGGTCTGGAGCGCCCCACCGAGCTGGCAGGCACGATCCTCGACGCCGTCGCCCGGGGCATGGCCCGCTCGGTCTCCGCTCCGCCGCCGCGCGTCCCCGATGCCGAGCGGGTGCGCCACTCGACGCCGACGGCGCCGCCGAACGCCGCGCCCGACCCGGCCGCCGGCCTCCCGCAGGACCCCACCCCGCCGCCGGCCCAGCCGGCCACGTCCGGCGGCCCGATCAGCTACGCGCACCCGCGCCGCCGGCCCGCCGCCCCGGACCCGCAGCCCGCGCCGCCGCAGAGCGCGCCCGCCGCCCCGCCGACGGGCCCGCCGACCCCCGTCGCCGGGGACGCCACCGGCTGGTCCATGGAGGAGCGGCTCTACAACCAGGTCTGGGGCATGTTCGAGGACCTGGCCCGCACCACCGCCGCGTACCGCAGCGCCTGCGACTTCGCCGAGTCCCGGATGGACCAGGAGCTCGACCGCGTCCTGTCCGACCCGCGCAGCCGGATCGGCGGTACCGGGGACGCCGCCCGGGCCGCGGCCCGCGCCAAGCACGACGAGCTGACCGACCGCGCCCGCGAGGCCCTCGACCGCGACCTCGCCCAGCTGGTCGCCGAGTCCGAGGTCGTCGAACCCGCGCTGCCGGCCGCCTTCGCCCGCTGGGACAACCCGGTCTGGCACGCCTACCGGGTGCCCATGGAGATCCCGATGGCCCTGCGCCTCGGCGACCTCCACCTGCCCGAGCAGACCGGCCTGCGCATCCCCATGCTCGTCCGGCTGCCGCTGGAGCGCGGGCTGTGGGTGGACTCGGGCCGCGGCCGGTCCGAGGCGGCGAACCTGCTCGACGAGGGCACGCTGCGCCGGCTCGCGCTGGACACCGCGGTCGCGCACGCGGCCCGGCTGCTCGCCGTCTACCCGGCCGGCGACTTCACCGTGCACGTCGCCGACGCGGCGGGCTCCGGCGCGGCCGCGCTCGCCCCGCTCGTCGAGACCGGGGTGCTCGCCGCCCCGCCCGCGGCCGGAGCGGCGGGTGTCACCGCCCTCCTCGCGCAGCTCACGGAGCGGGTGGACCTGCTGCAGATGGCGGTCCGGGCCGGTGCGGCCGACGCGCTACCGCCCGGCTTCGACCCGGGCGAGCACCTCCTGATCGTCCACGACTTCCCGCACGGCTTCGACGACCGCGCGGTGACCCAGCTGCGCTACCTCGCCGACGAGGGGCCCTCCGTCGGCGTGCACCTGATGATGGTGGCCGACCGGGAGGAGGCCAGCGCGTACGGACCGGTGCTCGACCCGCTGTGGCGCAAGCTGCTGCGGATCACCCCGGTCGCGGACGACCATCTCGCCGATCCGTGGGTGGGGCACGCCTGGACGTACGAGCCGCCGTTGGTCCCGCAGGGCAGCGGGATCCTGCGGCAGGTGCTGATGCAGGTCGCCGACGCGCGTCGCCAATGGGGGCGCTGACCAGGCGACTTGGTGCCTCTTTACCCTCCTCTTTACCTTCCCTTGGGTTTTCCGGTAACCTTCTTGGAGCGGAGGGGAGTACTCCCTGTGTGCGGCGTTCCCGTCAATACGGACGGATGACCTGGATCCGGTCCCGGGGCGCCGGCCCGGTTTCCCCGGGTGGAAGAGACCTCCGGCAGCGGCGACGCTGATCACCAGCCGTACGAAGCCGGAGGCGCAGTGGACGTATCGATGACCCTCTGGGTGGTGACCATTCTCGGTCTCTCCGCCCTGATCGCGATCGACTTCTTCATCGGGCGCAAGCCCCATGACGTGTCGGTCAAGGAAGCCGGAATCTGGACGGTCGTCTGGATCGTCCTCGCCGTGCTCTTCGGACTCGGCCTGCTCGTCTTCGGGAACAGTCAGGCCTCGGGCGAGTTCTTCGCGGGCTTCATCACCGAGAAGTCGCTGAGCGTCGACAACCTCTTCGTCTTCATCCTGATCATGGCGAAGTTCGCGGTGCCGACCCAGCTCCAGCAGCGCGTGCTGCTGGTGGGCGTGCTCATCGCCCTGGTGCTGCGCGCGATCTTCATCGCGGCGGGCGCCGCGATCATCTCGAACTTCTCGTGGGTCTTCTACCTCTTCGGTGCCTTCCTCATCTACACCGCCTGGAAGCTCATCAAGGAGGCCATGACGGACGAGGACGAGGAGGACTGGGACGAGAACCGCCTCCTGAAGTCCATCGAGAAGAAGTTCGGCGTCGCGGACCGTTACCACGGCACCAAGCTCTTCGTCCTGCAGCACGGCAAGAAGGTCATGACGCCGCTCCTGGTCGTCATGCTCGCCATCGGCATGACCGACGTGCTGTTCGCCATGGACTCGATCCCCGCGATCTTCGGCCTGACCCAGGACCCGTACATCGTCTTCACCGCCAACGCCTTCGCCCTGATGGGTCTGCGCCAGCTGTACTTCCTGATCGGCGGCCTGCTCAAGAAGCTGGTCCACCTCAGCTACGGTCTGTCGGCGATCCTCGGCTTCATCGGCGTGAAGCTGGTGCTGCACGCGCTGCACGAGTCCGGGGTGCACGTCCCCGAGATCTCCATCCCGGTCTCGCTGGCCGTCATCTGCGGCGTCCTGGTCGTCACCACGATCACCAGCCTGATCGCCTCGAAGAAGCAGGCGAGGAACGAGGCGGACGAGACCCCGGAGAGCGACCCGAAGGACAGCATCGAGGTCTGACCGCGTCCCTCCGGAAGCCGCCCCGGCCGTTCAGGCCGGGGCGGCTTCACCGGCTTCCGGGGCCTCGGAGGCGTCCCGGGCCTTCTCCGCGGCCGGCAGCGTCTCCGGCAGCAGCGCGAAGCAGCCCAGGCTGAGCAGGGCCACCAGCGTCAGATACGTGGCCACCGCCCACGGCGGCCCCGAGCCGCCGGTGCCCGACACCGCCGTCGCCACGATCGGCGTCAGCGCCCCGCCCAGGACGCCCGCCAGGTTGTAGCCGACCGCCGCGCCCGTGCAGCGCACCCGGGGCTCGTACAGCTCCGGCAGATACGCCGCCACCACCGCGAACATCGTGATGAACGCCAGCAGCGCGCCCACGAACCCGAGGAACATCAGCAGCGGCTGCGCGGTCTGCAGCAGCGCCACCATCGGGAACGTCCACACCGCCGAGGCCGCGCAGCCGATCAGGCACAGCGGCCGCCGCCCGTACCGGTCGCCCAGCATCGCCATGAACGGCGTCACCGCGCCCTTGATCGCCACCGCCGCCATGATGCAGCCCAGCATCACCGTCCCGTCGACCCCGAGCCGTTCCGTGCCGTACGCCAGGGCCCACGTCGAGACCGTGTAGAAGACCGCGTACCCGACCGCCAGGGCCCCGGCCGTCAGCAGCACCAGCCGCCAGTGGCCGCGCGCCACCTCGGC
This sequence is a window from Streptomyces sp. HUAS YS2. Protein-coding genes within it:
- the uvrB gene encoding excinuclease ABC subunit UvrB; translated protein: MRPVSKIERTVAPFEVVSPYQPSGDQPAAIDDLERRIRAGEKDVVLLGATGTGKSATTAWMIERLQRPTLVMAPNKTLAAQLANEFRELLPNNAVEYFVSYYDYYQPEAYVPQSDTYIEKDSSINEEVERLRHSATNSLLTRRDVVVVASVSCIYGLGTPQEYVDRMVPLKVGEEIDRDQLLRRFVDIQYTRNDLAFTRGTFRVRGDTIEIFPVYEELAVRIEMFGDEIEALSTLHPLTGEVISEDRELYVFPASHYVAGPERMERAINDIERELETRLAELDKQGKMLESQRLRMRTTYDIEMMRQIGSCSGIENYSMHFDGREPGSAPNTLLDYFPEDFLLVVDESHVTVPQIGAMYEGDASRKRTLVDHGFRLPSALDNRPLKWEEFQERIGQTVYLSATPGTYELSRGDGFVEQIIRPTGLVDPEVVVKPTEGQIDDLVHEIRLRTERDERVLVTTLTKKMAEDLTDYFLELGIQVRYLHSDVDTLRRIELLRELRAGEYDVLVGINLLREGLDLPEVSLVAILDADKQGFLRSGTSLIQTIGRAARNVSGQVHMYADTITPAMEKAIDETNRRRAKQIAYNTEKGIDPQPLRKKINDIVATIAREEVDTEQLLGTGYRQGKDGKGAKAPVPSLTAHTPQRAKAGAKGGALDLGDRPATELAALIEEMTDRMRAAAAELQFEVAARLRDEVGELKKELRQMKEAGLA
- a CDS encoding TerD family protein; amino-acid sequence: MTVNMTKGQSISLEKSGGGGLTSVRMGLGWQAAPRRGLFGSRTREIDLDASAVLFADKQPVDVVFFRHLVSDDGSVKHTGDNLVGGAGQGGDDEAILVDLQRVPVHIDQIVFTVNSFTGQTFQEVQNAFCRIVDETNGQELARYTLDGGGQYTAQIMAKVHRAGSGWQMTALGNPANGRTFQDLMPAILPHL
- a CDS encoding TerC family protein encodes the protein MDVSMTLWVVTILGLSALIAIDFFIGRKPHDVSVKEAGIWTVVWIVLAVLFGLGLLVFGNSQASGEFFAGFITEKSLSVDNLFVFILIMAKFAVPTQLQQRVLLVGVLIALVLRAIFIAAGAAIISNFSWVFYLFGAFLIYTAWKLIKEAMTDEDEEDWDENRLLKSIEKKFGVADRYHGTKLFVLQHGKKVMTPLLVVMLAIGMTDVLFAMDSIPAIFGLTQDPYIVFTANAFALMGLRQLYFLIGGLLKKLVHLSYGLSAILGFIGVKLVLHALHESGVHVPEISIPVSLAVICGVLVVTTITSLIASKKQARNEADETPESDPKDSIEV
- a CDS encoding TerD family protein is translated as MTAELVRGQNHPLPDNRLEIRVSAGHPVVAGATLADEQGRVAGVEWIAHPGSPALPGVEVSQQAAADHRLAVDLEALPESVHRVSLLLALPVGVGGPSRFGAVAAPFVAVTGLDGTEIASYTITGLDSESAVFALELYRRQGAWKVRAMGQGYEGGLAAMLADQGLERPTELAGTILDAVARGMARSVSAPPPRVPDAERVRHSTPTAPPNAAPDPAAGLPQDPTPPPAQPATSGGPISYAHPRRRPAAPDPQPAPPQSAPAAPPTGPPTPVAGDATGWSMEERLYNQVWGMFEDLARTTAAYRSACDFAESRMDQELDRVLSDPRSRIGGTGDAARAAARAKHDELTDRAREALDRDLAQLVAESEVVEPALPAAFARWDNPVWHAYRVPMEIPMALRLGDLHLPEQTGLRIPMLVRLPLERGLWVDSGRGRSEAANLLDEGTLRRLALDTAVAHAARLLAVYPAGDFTVHVADAAGSGAAALAPLVETGVLAAPPAAGAAGVTALLAQLTERVDLLQMAVRAGAADALPPGFDPGEHLLIVHDFPHGFDDRAVTQLRYLADEGPSVGVHLMMVADREEASAYGPVLDPLWRKLLRITPVADDHLADPWVGHAWTYEPPLVPQGSGILRQVLMQVADARRQWGR